ATGACAATTAGAAGTTGTATGTCAAAATTATACAGCCTTCATGAAGAATTGTTTAGACAAGCAAAAAGAGAAAATCGGCGGATAATGGAAACCGAGTTCCCTGTTTTATGGATTTTAACACCAACCTGCTCAAAAAATAAACTAGATGGATTTAGAGCTACACTCAAAGATGATTGGGAAACAGGAGTTTATTTTCTAGGAGAATCGCATAAAACCGCAATTGTCGCAATTAACCAATTACCCAAAAATCAGGATACACTATGGTTAAGGGTGTTAGGTAATGGGGAAACCCAAAAACAAGCAGTACAAGAACTAATCACAGTTTCCACAGAAAACCAGCGTAATTATCTACTGGAAATGTTAGCATCTTGGCGTAAAAATATAGAGATTAACACTAATATCAACGATGAAGATAGGGAGTTGATTATGACTTTATCACCAGCATATCTCAAACAACGCGAGGAATGGCGACAAGAGGGACTACAAACGGGACTGCAAACGGGACTGCAAACGGGACTACAAACGGGATTGCAAACGGGAAGACAAGAAGAATTGCGGTTAATAGTAGGAAGTTTACTAACAGCACGTTTTGGTAATTTAGATGAGCAATTATTAGCTGTTGTTACTCCTATTATGGAACTTTCTCTCACAGAAAGAACTGATTTATTCCTCAATTTATCTCAGTTGTCTCGTGAGGAATTATTAGCTAAATTCCCCATTAAATAACCCATTTTTGTAGGTTGGGTAGAACGAAGTGAAACCCAACAAGTTAGCCCAAATGTTGGGTTTCGTACCTCAATCCAACCTACCCTACACCGTTAATAATTGTTTGACAGCAGCATTGATGATTTTTTCGCTCTCTGTTTGAGTTTGTGTTAGTTTGGTTTCTAGTTCATCACATAGTTTCATTAATTTATCTACTTTTGTAACTATGCGTTTTTGTTCATTAAGAGCAGGGAGAGGAACTAAAATTAGTTTTAGTTTAGCTGCTTTTATTCCTTCAGCAGTCATTCCCGTTGCTTTATTACGAATAAAATCTTGCACGATAGAACTCATTAAAGCAAATTTTAAATAGGGTGAAAATAGGTCAGCAAAAATTTGAAAATCAATTTCGTTTAATTTATTAATTACTTGGCGGATAAGAGTGCCATTTTTCATATAATTATAGGCATCCTCAAATACCGCCCTAATAACAAACCCGCGAGGGTTTTTATCTTGATAGGTATTCGCGTCTTTTAGAGTTTTGAATAAAACATTATCCACAAAATCCAGTAAAGTATCCCCCGTCATTCCTTCCGAGTCTGTAGCCCAATTTCGCCACCTTAAAGCCTCTGGAATAGGAGAATGGTAATGATCATCTAACAATTCATATTCGGCTTCTCTGTCGTCAAAAATCTTGAGAAAAATCATCCATACTAATTGACTAATGCGTTGGGCATCACCATCCACACCAGCATCTTTACGCATGATGTCTTGGATAGTTTTAATTGTGGTACTAATTGACATTTTTTATAAACTATATTCCGCACTGCGATTAATATTACACCAAGTCGGGCAAATATAATTCACTATCAGGATATCCACCGATTATCAGGAATTAATATTTGTCTGAATCAGGATATCCAGGATTAGAGGATTATCAGGATTAATATTTGTCTGAATCAGGATATCTGGTTACTGAGCGACTTGTACTGAGCGAAGCCGAAGTAAGTCGAAGTACAGAATTAGAGGATTATCATGATTATTTTATTAATCTTAACAAACATCCTGTAAATCCGGAAATCCTGGACATCCTGATTCAGACAAAATTATGATGCCATGTAAAGTTGATTTTTTAACTCCTGTAATGCCTCTAAATACTTTTGTTTGCTGCCAAATATTTTATTGACAATTTCTGGAAGCGTACCTATTTTATCAAACGGTTGCACATTTAAAATATTTAGGTGTTCAATATTTTCAATCCCTTCATCTGCATATTTATCTAAAAGTGCATCTATAACCGCACGGGCTTTTTGACTATATTGATGAAAGTAATCACGCTCACGTACCTTTTTAGCCCGTTCCTTACGACTTAATGCAGGTTGGTCAAAAGCTACATGACAAATTAAATCAAAAGGATCAAAATCTTTCCCTACTTCCTCCGCTAAAGCTTCTAATAAAATTCCCTGTTCATTCAATTCTTGAATAATAGCTTGTTTCTGTGCTGCTGCACTCCAACGCCGCAGAAATTTATCTAAAGTCGTAAATTCTTGCTGGACAGTTTTGCGGGTATAGTCCTTAATAGATTCGGTGATTAATTTACCATCTTTACCATAATAAAGAGTCCTTTCAGAAATTATTGCAGCATCTACACCTACAGGTACAAATTTAACTCGCTTTTGTCCTGGTTTTTCAGGTAAATCATCAACATTATCTCCACTATCTGGACTACCATCATAATCATCTGGAGGTACGGGAGATTGCCCTGTTTTTGGTTCGTATATTTGTACAGGTTCACCATCAAAATCTGGATCATCAAACTTTTTAGTGGCTTTTTTGAAATCTATAATTGTGAAATATTTTTTATCAAATTCTTCATTAATTCGTGTTCCTCTACCAATAATTTGTTTAAACTCAGTCGGTGAATTAATATCTTTATCTAAAACAATTAATTTACAGGTTTGGGCATCTATTCCTGTAGTCATTAATTTAGATGTTGTCACAATCACAGGATAGGGACTTTCTGGTAAAATGAAATTATCTAATTCTGCTTTTCCCTGTTCATCATCTCCCGTAATTCGCATAATATATTTACGATTTTGGGAAACTAAATCACTATTTTCATTAATTAAGGCACAGCGCATTCTTTCTGCGTGGTCTATATCTTCACAAAAAACAATGGTTTTATCAAATCTGTTGGTAGCTTTAAGAAATTCGGTAATTTTCTTAGCTACTAAAATATCTCGGTTTTCTAATACCAATGTGCGGTTAATATCTTTTTGGGTGTAAAGTTTATCTTCAATTAATTGATTATATTTATCTAATTCTCCCGGTGCTGGTTGCCACCCTTCTAAATCTTTATCAATGTCAATTCTGACAACTTTATAGGGGGCTAAAAATCCATCTTCTATGCCTTGTTTGAGAGAATAAATATAAATTGGTTCGCCAAAATAATCTATGTTAGAAACTTCTTTAGTTTCTTTAGGTGTAGCTGTTAAACCGATTTGGGTTGCAGCAGTAAAGTATTCTAAAATTTCTCGCCATGCAGAATCATCAGCCGCGCTACCGCGATGACATTCATCAATGACAATTAAATCAAAAAATCCCCTAGAGAATTGTTTATAGATATTTTTAGATTCTTCTGTTCCTGATACACCTTGATAAAGGGCTAAATAAATTTCATAAGATTTATCTACCTGACGTTTAGTGATTTTCGTCATAGCAG
The window above is part of the Dolichospermum sp. DET69 genome. Proteins encoded here:
- a CDS encoding type I restriction-modification system subunit M N-terminal domain-containing protein, whose amino-acid sequence is MSISTTIKTIQDIMRKDAGVDGDAQRISQLVWMIFLKIFDDREAEYELLDDHYHSPIPEALRWRNWATDSEGMTGDTLLDFVDNVLFKTLKDANTYQDKNPRGFVIRAVFEDAYNYMKNGTLIRQVINKLNEIDFQIFADLFSPYLKFALMSSIVQDFIRNKATGMTAEGIKAAKLKLILVPLPALNEQKRIVTKVDKLMKLCDELETKLTQTQTESEKIINAAVKQLLTV
- a CDS encoding DEAD/DEAH box helicase family protein, whose product is MEFDKKSLSERDICTKYITPAIVQTAGWDLHTQIREEVTFTAGRVYVRGKLVTRGESKRADYILYYKPNIKIAVIEAKDNNHSFGSGMQQALNYAEILDIPFVYSCNGDAFLEHDRTVTSGIMAREIPLDSFPTPAELWQRYCQWKNIDDQLQPIVTQSYYDDGSGKFPRYYQEIAINKTVEAIAKGENRILLVMATGTGKTFTAFQIIWRLWKSKIKTRILFLADRNILIDQTKTNDFKPFGSAMTKITKRQVDKSYEIYLALYQGVSGTEESKNIYKQFSRGFFDLIVIDECHRGSAADDSAWREILEYFTAATQIGLTATPKETKEVSNIDYFGEPIYIYSLKQGIEDGFLAPYKVVRIDIDKDLEGWQPAPGELDKYNQLIEDKLYTQKDINRTLVLENRDILVAKKITEFLKATNRFDKTIVFCEDIDHAERMRCALINENSDLVSQNRKYIMRITGDDEQGKAELDNFILPESPYPVIVTTSKLMTTGIDAQTCKLIVLDKDINSPTEFKQIIGRGTRINEEFDKKYFTIIDFKKATKKFDDPDFDGEPVQIYEPKTGQSPVPPDDYDGSPDSGDNVDDLPEKPGQKRVKFVPVGVDAAIISERTLYYGKDGKLITESIKDYTRKTVQQEFTTLDKFLRRWSAAAQKQAIIQELNEQGILLEALAEEVGKDFDPFDLICHVAFDQPALSRKERAKKVRERDYFHQYSQKARAVIDALLDKYADEGIENIEHLNILNVQPFDKIGTLPEIVNKIFGSKQKYLEALQELKNQLYMAS